In Falco cherrug isolate bFalChe1 chromosome 2, bFalChe1.pri, whole genome shotgun sequence, the following are encoded in one genomic region:
- the CCKBR gene encoding gastrin/cholecystokinin type B receptor, producing the protein MDPRRLNESLQELLCRPGNGSGSATGTGTGSAGNGSACDLLRRGLRGPPAPKDLDLTVRILLYTLIFVLSVCGNALVVAVLLLNRGLRTVTNSFLLSLALSDLMLAVCCMPFTLVPNLMGTFIFGEAICKLMAYLMGVSVSVSTFSLVAIAIERYSAICNPLQSRVWQTRSHACRVIASTWLFSALLMLPYAVYSTTHAMPTRGTRLPISQCTHNWPSEHVRQAWYVLLLLILFFIPGVVMIVAYGLISRELYRGIRFELDIKGEAAAQRNGSGEPVPTCDEGDGCYLQLSRPGGALELRALGAAGAQQDRARINSSEAKLVAKRRVIRMLVVIVAMFFLCWLPIFTANTWRAFAPRAAQRALSGTPISFIHLLSYTSACANPLIYCFMNRRFRKAFLATCAGCRHACPHRPLEEEVANANASLSKFSYTTVSSLGPP; encoded by the exons ATGGACCCCCGGCGCCTCAATGAGTcgctgcaggagctgctctgccgCCCCGGGAACGGCTCCGGCTCTGCCACCGGGACCGGCACCGGCTCCGCCGGGAACGGCTCCGCCTGCGACCTCCTCCGCAGGGGCCTCCGCGGGCCCCCGGCGCCCAAAG ACCTGGACCTAACGGTGCGCATCCTGCTGTACACGCTGATCTTTGTGCTGAGTGTCTGCGGGAATGCCTTGGTcgtggctgtgctgctcctgaaCCGCGGCCTGCGCACCGTCACCAACTCCTTCCTGCTCTCCCTGGCACTCAGCGACCTGATGCTGGCAGTCTGCTGCATGCCCTTCACACTTGTTCCCAACCTCATGGGCACCTTCATCTTCGGAGAGGCCATTTGCAAGCTCATGGCCTACCTCATGG GCGTCTCCGTCTCGGTCTCCACCTTCAGTCTGGTGGCCATTGCCATCGAACGGTACAGTGCCATCTGCAACCCACTGCAGTCCCGTGTCTGGCAGACACGCTCACATGCCTGCCGGGTCATCGCCAGCACCTGGCTCTTCTCAGCACTGCTCATGCTGCCCTACGCCGTCTACAGCACCACGCATGCCATGCCCACCCGTGGCACGCGCCTGCCCATCAGCCAGTGCACCCACAACTGGCCCAGTGAGCATGTTCGACAGGCTTG GTACGTCCTGCTGCTCCTTATCCTCTTCTTCATCCCAGGTGTGGTGATGATCGTGGCTTATGGGCTTATTTCCCGTGAGCTCTACCGAGGCATCCGCTTCGAGCTGGACATCAAAGGGGAGGCTGCAg CTCAGCGCAATGGCAGTGGGGAGCCAGTGCCCACCTGCGACGAGGGGGACGGCTGCTACCTGCAGCTCTCCCGGCCGGGTGGCGCGCTGGAGCTGCGGGCACTGGGTGCAGCAGGTGCGCAGCAAGACCGAGCGCGCATCAACAGCTCAGAGGCAAAGCTGGTGGCCAAGAGGCGTGTGATCCGCATGCTAGTGGTCATCGTGGCCATGTTCTTCCTCTGCTGGCTGCCCATCTTCACCGCCAACACGTGGCGTGCCTTCGCCCCGCGGGCGGCCCAGCGAGCACTCTCGGGGACACCCATCTCATTCATTCACCTCCTCTCCTACACCTCCGCCTGCGCCAACCCCCTCATCTACTGCTTCATGAACCGCCGCTTCCGCAAAGCCTTCCTAGCCACCTGTGCTGGCTGTCGCCATGCCTGCCCACACCGCCCACTTGAGGAGGAGGTTGCCAATGCCAACGCCTCACTCTCCAAATTCAGTTACACCACTGTCAGCAGCCTTGGACCCCCCTGA